One genomic region from Carboxydocella sporoproducens DSM 16521 encodes:
- a CDS encoding metallophosphoesterase family protein — protein sequence MKLLFLTDTHIRGTSPVNRLDNFPQTLLAKLKEVVELAHDLGVSAVLHGGDLFDLPSPALGVAGEFLAVFQQLRVPFYGIAGNHDLFGHNLATLDRTMLGLAARLGLVRLLAPGERVYLQDKGIRLQLTGTGYHVDLDRRDPRLDYCVTKEECDVAVHLVHGMLLEKRWIEGMAHTLVDQITSTEADFTLCGHNHLGIKDMQAEGKWFLNPGSLVRLSNHPREMERQPQVLLLDFSGGAPTYRKIPLQTARPGSEVLDRSKAEAQAVREAKLAAFVSEVRQAGQVKAYGLQEIVEEIARRDGIPERVRHLALAKLAEAQERLGAVE from the coding sequence ATGAAACTGCTGTTTTTAACCGATACCCATATCCGGGGCACCAGTCCCGTTAACCGCCTGGATAATTTTCCTCAGACCCTTTTGGCCAAGTTAAAGGAAGTGGTGGAACTGGCCCATGACCTGGGAGTCAGTGCGGTCCTCCATGGTGGGGACCTCTTTGACCTGCCCAGTCCGGCCTTAGGGGTAGCCGGGGAATTCCTGGCGGTATTCCAGCAATTACGGGTCCCGTTCTATGGCATTGCCGGCAATCACGATCTTTTCGGTCACAACCTGGCCACCCTGGATCGAACCATGCTGGGCCTGGCGGCCCGGCTGGGGCTGGTGCGACTGCTGGCCCCTGGTGAACGGGTCTATTTGCAGGATAAGGGGATCCGTTTACAGCTGACCGGTACCGGTTATCACGTGGACCTGGACCGGCGGGATCCCCGGCTGGACTATTGTGTCACTAAAGAAGAATGCGATGTGGCTGTGCACCTGGTCCATGGTATGTTGCTGGAGAAGCGCTGGATTGAAGGGATGGCCCATACCCTGGTGGACCAGATCACCAGCACAGAAGCGGATTTCACCCTCTGTGGCCATAATCATCTGGGAATAAAGGATATGCAAGCGGAGGGCAAATGGTTCCTCAATCCCGGCTCTCTGGTCCGTCTCAGCAATCACCCCCGGGAAATGGAGCGGCAGCCTCAGGTGCTTTTGCTGGATTTCAGTGGTGGTGCTCCCACTTACCGCAAAATTCCCCTGCAGACTGCCCGACCCGGTAGCGAGGTGCTGGACCGCAGCAAAGCAGAGGCCCAAGCGGTACGGGAAGCCAAACTGGCCGCTTTTGTCAGCGAAGTGCGGCAGGCAGGCCAGGTCAAGGCCTATGGCTTGCAGGAAATTGTTGAGGAAATCGCCCGCCGGGATGGCATACCGGAAAGAGTACGCCATTTGGCCCTGGCTAAACTGGCGGAGGCACAAGAGCGATTGGGGGCGGTGGAATGA
- a CDS encoding ATP-binding protein: protein MQVIGTTTPQEVWVLDQTRPFRTNELLIIEDPQLGLLTGEVVECQSHHPLLSGSKGEGAVLDRQLLSNLLTIGLDPRREVVHLARVRLLTEARWPVAFAAPVRLPRFEEVAPLLLKTGPDTGLTLGVIAGTEELGQELPAGLREIAPLWNGEGLQAQEGVPFIFNYQAMNQYPHLGIFGGSGSGKSFGTRVVLEELMQQGIPTIVLDPHWEMSFEQQVAGWPPGLQREWTRRAVLFAIGQEVGVNFSELNGAEVANLLAAAGGSLSEAMENAVITLHQRRDSLQTFKTRLEELRWALENESKLRKSPDLFTPEKVRQAQELLEEYKDRISGPGTLAGIQWRLNRLEQTGIFHRDIRPVEEELIKRKLVIIRGTVTTLNIFAAYVLKKFYDKRRQYRDSLQRGERSGEPFPPFVIVADEAHNFAPVSPVIPAPARSILKEIAQEGRKYGVFLILATQRPALLDETINAQLNTKFIFRTTRSQDIDLIQRESDLSREETRRLPYLPSGTCFVSSAIYGRSLLVRIRAAKTCSPHSHNPFTELSRDFASEEDKMSEILLGLLPLNEASLLSYLPEIGQRLGRAVTIEEVKAALADLACQGRCREISTPFGKKYEVMP, encoded by the coding sequence GTGCAGGTAATCGGAACAACTACCCCTCAGGAGGTCTGGGTACTGGATCAGACCCGACCTTTTCGCACCAATGAGCTGTTGATTATTGAGGACCCACAGCTGGGTCTGTTAACCGGTGAGGTGGTGGAGTGCCAGTCCCACCATCCCCTCTTATCGGGAAGCAAAGGAGAAGGGGCGGTGCTGGATCGGCAGCTGTTGTCCAATCTATTGACCATTGGGCTGGATCCACGCCGGGAAGTAGTGCATCTGGCCCGGGTACGGCTGCTTACCGAGGCTCGCTGGCCGGTGGCTTTTGCTGCACCAGTACGCTTGCCCCGATTTGAGGAAGTTGCACCCCTGTTGTTAAAAACCGGCCCGGATACGGGGCTGACCCTGGGGGTAATCGCTGGAACGGAGGAACTGGGACAGGAGTTGCCAGCGGGTTTGCGAGAGATAGCGCCCCTGTGGAATGGCGAGGGTTTACAGGCTCAGGAAGGGGTGCCCTTTATTTTCAATTACCAGGCCATGAACCAGTATCCCCATTTAGGGATTTTCGGGGGCTCTGGTTCGGGTAAGTCCTTTGGTACCCGGGTGGTGCTGGAAGAGCTGATGCAGCAGGGGATTCCCACCATCGTGCTAGACCCGCACTGGGAAATGAGTTTTGAACAACAGGTAGCAGGCTGGCCACCAGGATTACAGCGGGAATGGACTCGTCGTGCTGTACTCTTTGCCATCGGCCAGGAAGTAGGGGTTAATTTCAGTGAATTGAATGGGGCTGAAGTAGCCAATCTGCTGGCAGCCGCCGGAGGCAGTTTAAGTGAGGCTATGGAAAATGCCGTCATCACTTTGCACCAGAGGCGGGATAGCCTTCAGACCTTTAAAACCCGCCTGGAAGAACTGCGCTGGGCCCTGGAGAATGAGAGCAAACTCAGGAAAAGCCCTGATCTCTTTACCCCGGAGAAAGTGCGCCAGGCTCAGGAGCTGCTGGAGGAATACAAGGACCGAATCAGCGGGCCGGGCACTCTGGCCGGTATTCAATGGCGGCTCAACCGTCTGGAACAGACCGGTATCTTTCACCGGGATATCCGTCCGGTAGAGGAGGAGCTTATCAAACGCAAACTGGTAATAATCCGCGGCACCGTTACTACCCTGAACATTTTTGCAGCTTATGTGCTGAAAAAATTCTATGATAAACGGCGGCAATACAGGGATTCCCTGCAACGGGGAGAGCGGTCGGGAGAGCCTTTCCCGCCTTTTGTTATCGTGGCTGATGAGGCTCATAATTTTGCCCCGGTTTCACCGGTGATTCCTGCCCCGGCTCGCTCCATTCTCAAGGAAATCGCCCAGGAGGGACGGAAATACGGAGTGTTTCTGATTCTGGCTACCCAGCGGCCGGCGTTGCTGGATGAAACCATTAATGCCCAGCTCAATACCAAATTCATATTCCGGACTACCCGCTCCCAGGATATTGACCTGATTCAGCGGGAATCAGACCTATCCCGGGAAGAAACCCGCCGGTTACCCTATTTACCGTCTGGGACCTGTTTTGTCTCATCGGCAATTTACGGGCGCTCCCTGCTGGTGCGCATTCGGGCAGCCAAAACTTGCAGTCCCCATAGCCATAACCCATTTACTGAGCTCAGCCGGGACTTTGCCAGTGAGGAAGATAAAATGAGTGAGATTTTACTGGGACTTTTACCACTAAATGAAGCCAGCCTGTTGTCCTATTTGCCGGAAATCGGGCAAAGGCTGGGCAGAGCAGTCACAATCGAGGAAGTGAAGGCGGCTCTGGCCGATCTGGCCTGTCAGGGACGTTGTCGGGAAATCTCAACACCTTTTGGCAAAAAATATGAGGTGATGCCATGA
- a CDS encoding DNA double-strand break repair nuclease NurA → MWEDLLELNQELLRRMQKTPDRAAGRQLLADSFGEFKPIPVFQDKPWQGWQVVGIDGSQQTIGANYPYQLALLQALALASQGGEQLKQRVITPLLAEGEEEVRQLVREKGLSQELAFSRLRDRHLAQLELETLLELIFHQKPRAIMLDGGFLRLEQAWAEGWQQLYSFCLEENILLIGVIEEVGTNAIAQELGEKAPPLWQRAYDREILYDLLQEGELLLPYRPLAVKDRYYTVFLRPGTYPQAIALDLLAEQKNKAQLAAALVISLCPAGGRGIPWLLDLIDQKVKLTRQQTDALLDYVLDLQVREKFLRSMRERR, encoded by the coding sequence ATGTGGGAGGACTTGCTGGAACTCAATCAGGAGCTGCTCAGGCGTATGCAAAAGACACCTGACCGGGCCGCAGGCCGCCAGCTGCTGGCTGATAGCTTTGGTGAATTCAAACCCATTCCAGTTTTCCAGGACAAGCCCTGGCAGGGCTGGCAGGTAGTAGGGATAGATGGCTCCCAGCAAACTATTGGGGCCAACTATCCTTACCAGCTGGCTTTATTACAGGCTCTGGCTCTGGCCAGCCAGGGCGGGGAACAACTGAAACAGCGGGTAATAACCCCCCTCCTGGCTGAGGGGGAAGAAGAAGTCAGGCAGCTGGTAAGGGAAAAAGGTTTGAGCCAGGAACTGGCATTTAGTCGCCTGCGGGACCGGCATCTGGCCCAACTGGAGCTGGAAACCTTGCTGGAACTCATCTTTCATCAAAAACCCCGAGCCATCATGCTGGATGGCGGTTTTTTACGGCTGGAGCAAGCCTGGGCAGAAGGCTGGCAGCAGCTCTATTCCTTTTGTCTGGAGGAGAATATTTTACTGATAGGTGTAATCGAGGAAGTAGGGACCAATGCCATTGCCCAGGAACTGGGGGAAAAGGCCCCCCCTCTCTGGCAAAGGGCTTATGACCGGGAGATTCTCTATGACTTGCTGCAGGAAGGAGAACTGCTGTTGCCCTATCGTCCCTTGGCTGTAAAAGACCGCTATTATACGGTTTTTTTGCGCCCGGGTACCTATCCGCAGGCCATTGCCCTGGATTTGCTGGCTGAACAGAAAAATAAGGCCCAGCTGGCAGCGGCTCTCGTAATTTCCCTTTGTCCTGCTGGTGGCCGGGGCATTCCCTGGTTGCTGGATCTAATCGATCAAAAGGTGAAATTAACCCGACAACAAACTGATGCTTTGCTGGACTATGTCCTGGATTTACAGGTTCGGGAAAAATTTTTGCGCTCCATGCGGGAGAGGAGGTAA
- a CDS encoding rhodanese-like domain-containing protein, protein MKKWLLITLLSGLLIVTGCAKQETTQSGGETATQQQAQATYQDISGEELQAMLAKGEKVTVIDVREPFEYEAGHIKEARLIPMGEIPGKLGELDKNQTIVVVCASGSRSAQVAQYLGEQGFTRVKNLAGGMMAWPGEVVK, encoded by the coding sequence ATGAAAAAATGGTTGCTAATCACTCTGCTGAGTGGTCTTCTGATCGTTACCGGCTGTGCTAAACAGGAAACTACCCAATCCGGGGGAGAAACAGCAACCCAGCAGCAGGCCCAGGCTACTTATCAGGACATCAGTGGTGAAGAATTGCAGGCCATGCTGGCTAAAGGCGAAAAGGTAACGGTTATCGATGTGCGGGAACCCTTTGAGTATGAAGCCGGGCATATTAAAGAGGCTCGCCTCATTCCCATGGGGGAAATCCCTGGTAAACTGGGGGAACTGGACAAAAACCAGACTATCGTAGTGGTTTGCGCTTCTGGCAGCCGCAGTGCCCAGGTGGCCCAGTATCTGGGGGAACAGGGCTTCACCCGGGTCAAAAACCTGGCAGGAGGCATGATGGCCTGGCCGGGAGAAGTGGTGAAATAA
- a CDS encoding DUF47 domain-containing protein, with the protein MFSIKPKNDIFYRLLGELAQCLEEAARHFRAIMQEQQHSEQLMRQLDQVEEKSDQIAKELKKEINRTFITPIDRDELFRLTQGLEHVVDYLHGTCVKLGLYKVEQTTRTGQELAGVAFEASLALAKAIKLLPELTSRPEAIQKLCQTINELESQGDNIYRTGLAQLFALDCSPLEIIKWKDLYEYMEEMLDFCDDMADLLEGVVLKYA; encoded by the coding sequence ATGTTTAGTATAAAACCAAAAAATGATATTTTCTACCGCTTGTTAGGTGAGCTGGCCCAGTGCCTGGAAGAAGCTGCCCGTCATTTTCGCGCCATCATGCAAGAACAGCAACACTCTGAGCAGCTAATGCGGCAGCTGGATCAAGTTGAAGAAAAAAGCGATCAGATTGCCAAAGAATTAAAGAAAGAAATCAATCGTACTTTTATTACTCCCATCGACCGGGATGAGCTTTTCCGGCTCACCCAGGGGTTAGAGCACGTGGTCGATTACCTGCACGGCACCTGCGTAAAACTGGGACTCTATAAAGTGGAACAGACTACCCGGACCGGTCAGGAGCTGGCCGGGGTTGCCTTTGAAGCCAGTCTGGCTCTAGCCAAAGCCATAAAGCTCTTGCCGGAACTGACTTCCCGGCCGGAAGCAATCCAGAAGCTCTGTCAGACTATCAATGAGCTGGAAAGCCAGGGAGATAATATCTACCGCACCGGCCTGGCCCAGCTTTTTGCCCTGGATTGCAGTCCGTTGGAAATCATCAAGTGGAAAGACCTGTATGAATATATGGAAGAAATGCTGGACTTCTGTGATGATATGGCAGATTTATTAGAGGGAGTAGTGCTAAAATATGCTTAG
- a CDS encoding inorganic phosphate transporter, which yields MLSLTALVIIVVILALLFDYLNGFHDTANAVATSIATRALSPRQAILLAAAFDFLGAVTHTAVAATIGKGIVDPAAITQTVLIGALSAAIFWNLFTWYYGIPSSSSHALIGGLVGAAAAQHGFALIKWTGLSKIILSLILSPILGLVVGYLVMVGFFWLFRFSHPHQTNNVFRRLQILSAALTAYSHGSNDAQKSMGLITMALVSAGMIDTFHVPFWVVVACASALALGTATGGKKIIRTMGGRIFKIEPINGFASDISSSLVILLASRFGLPVSTTHVVASALMGVGTAKNFRGVKWGVARQIITAWFLTLPATSLIGAGVYLALELLL from the coding sequence ATGCTTAGTCTCACCGCTTTGGTCATTATCGTTGTTATCCTTGCTTTGTTGTTTGACTACTTAAATGGCTTCCATGATACCGCCAATGCTGTTGCCACTTCCATTGCCACCCGGGCCCTCAGCCCCCGGCAGGCAATTCTCCTGGCTGCCGCTTTTGATTTTCTAGGAGCGGTAACCCATACCGCTGTGGCAGCTACCATCGGAAAAGGAATTGTGGACCCAGCAGCCATAACCCAGACGGTTTTAATCGGCGCCCTCTCAGCTGCTATTTTCTGGAACCTGTTTACCTGGTACTATGGCATTCCCAGCAGTTCTTCCCATGCCCTCATCGGCGGCCTGGTAGGAGCTGCCGCTGCCCAGCACGGTTTTGCGCTCATCAAGTGGACAGGCCTGAGTAAAATCATCCTGTCCCTGATCTTATCCCCTATTCTGGGTCTGGTGGTGGGCTATCTGGTAATGGTGGGTTTTTTCTGGCTCTTCCGCTTTTCTCATCCCCATCAGACCAATAATGTTTTTCGTCGCTTACAGATCCTTTCAGCAGCGCTTACTGCCTATTCCCATGGCTCCAATGATGCCCAGAAGTCCATGGGCCTGATCACTATGGCTCTCGTCAGCGCCGGTATGATTGATACTTTTCATGTTCCCTTCTGGGTAGTAGTTGCCTGCGCCAGTGCCCTGGCCCTGGGTACCGCTACAGGGGGGAAAAAAATAATCCGCACCATGGGCGGGCGGATTTTTAAAATTGAACCCATAAATGGTTTTGCCTCGGATATTAGCTCTTCCCTGGTAATATTGCTGGCATCCCGCTTTGGCCTACCCGTCAGCACTACTCATGTAGTCGCTTCCGCACTCATGGGAGTGGGCACAGCCAAAAACTTTCGCGGGGTAAAATGGGGGGTGGCCCGACAGATTATTACCGCCTGGTTTCTCACTTTGCCAGCTACCAGCCTGATCGGAGCCGGGGTCTATCTAGCCCTGGAATTATTGCTCTGA
- a CDS encoding peroxiredoxin, with protein MVEIGFKAPDFTLPATGGQEITLSQLAGKKVVLYFYPKDNTPGUTNEAVDFNDRMEQFAAINTVILGVSRDSIASHEKFAAKLGLKFPLLSDSNGEVCQLYEVLKEKNMYGKKSMGIERSTFLIDADGVIRQIWRKVKVAGHAEAVLAAARELSEQ; from the coding sequence ATGGTAGAGATCGGCTTCAAGGCCCCTGATTTTACCCTGCCCGCTACCGGGGGACAGGAAATCACTTTATCCCAATTAGCTGGCAAAAAGGTTGTTCTTTATTTTTATCCTAAAGACAATACTCCTGGTTGAACCAATGAAGCGGTCGATTTTAATGACCGAATGGAGCAGTTTGCTGCCATCAATACCGTTATTCTCGGAGTAAGCCGGGATTCCATAGCCAGTCATGAGAAATTTGCGGCCAAACTGGGTCTGAAGTTTCCTCTGCTCAGTGATAGTAACGGGGAAGTATGTCAGTTGTATGAGGTATTAAAAGAAAAGAATATGTATGGCAAGAAAAGCATGGGGATTGAAAGATCCACTTTCCTGATCGATGCCGATGGTGTTATCCGACAGATCTGGCGCAAAGTCAAGGTAGCCGGCCATGCCGAAGCTGTCCTGGCCGCAGCCAGGGAGCTATCAGAGCAATAA